One genomic segment of Natrononativus amylolyticus includes these proteins:
- a CDS encoding cobalamin B12-binding domain-containing protein: protein MSEQEQRSIRCLVAKVGLDGHDRGAHVIARAFRDAGFEVIYSGLHKAPEEIVQATVQEDVDVLGISILSGAHGTLVPKIMEGLEEYDAREDTLVLVGGVIPEDDQAELKEQGVAAVFGPGTSIEETIEFVRENAPER from the coding sequence ATGAGCGAACAGGAGCAGCGGTCGATCCGGTGTCTCGTCGCGAAGGTCGGTCTCGACGGCCACGACCGCGGCGCACACGTCATCGCGCGGGCGTTTCGCGACGCGGGCTTCGAGGTGATCTACTCCGGGCTCCACAAGGCCCCCGAGGAGATCGTCCAGGCGACGGTTCAGGAGGACGTCGACGTCCTCGGCATTTCGATCCTCTCGGGCGCCCACGGCACGCTCGTCCCGAAGATCATGGAGGGCCTCGAGGAGTACGACGCCAGAGAGGACACGCTCGTGCTGGTCGGCGGCGTGATCCCCGAAGACGACCAGGCCGAACTCAAAGAGCAGGGCGTCGCCGCGGTGTTCGGCCCCGGCACGTCGATCGAGGAGACGATCGAGTTCGTCCGCGAGAACGCCCCCGAGCGATGA
- a CDS encoding alanyl-tRNA editing protein, whose amino-acid sequence MTEPRYLTDSDRRRFEATVERVVDDRVVLDRTLFYPRGGGQPADTGVLRLGDREWPVEDVRKRDTIYHHLALEADEEPPAPGDAVEGELDWERRRAHMRYHTAQHLLSAHLLEQYGAATTGNQLYADRARLDCAHDRFADADLEAIEDALNELIAADLPVRWYELDRAVAETELDTERTRIDLLPESITELRIVEIGDADEPFDRVACAGTHVASTGALGSLEIAGRETRGSDEERIRFVLVD is encoded by the coding sequence GTGACCGAACCCCGATACCTCACCGACTCCGACCGCCGCCGCTTCGAGGCGACGGTCGAGCGCGTCGTCGACGACCGGGTCGTTCTCGACCGCACCCTGTTCTACCCACGGGGTGGCGGCCAGCCCGCCGACACCGGGGTTCTCCGGCTCGGCGACAGGGAGTGGCCGGTCGAGGACGTCCGCAAGCGCGACACGATCTACCACCACCTGGCGCTCGAGGCCGACGAGGAGCCGCCGGCTCCGGGCGACGCCGTCGAGGGGGAACTCGACTGGGAGCGCCGGCGGGCGCACATGCGCTATCACACGGCCCAGCACCTGCTCTCTGCGCACCTGCTCGAGCAATACGGGGCGGCGACGACGGGCAACCAGCTGTACGCCGACCGGGCTCGCCTCGACTGCGCGCACGACCGGTTTGCCGACGCGGACCTCGAGGCGATCGAGGACGCCCTGAACGAGCTGATCGCGGCCGACCTCCCCGTCCGGTGGTACGAACTCGACCGCGCGGTCGCGGAGACCGAACTCGACACCGAGCGCACCCGGATCGACCTCCTGCCCGAGTCGATCACCGAGCTCCGGATCGTCGAGATCGGCGACGCCGACGAGCCGTTCGACCGGGTCGCCTGCGCCGGCACGCACGTCGCCTCGACCGGCGCGCTCGGGAGCCTCGAGATCGCGGGGCGGGAAACCCGCGGCAGCGACGAGGAGCGCATCAGGTTCGTTCTGGTCGACTGA
- a CDS encoding HD domain-containing protein, with translation MGVEIKETSVSDAEFETMKRFVFEYLAASVENEDEGGRMRWYPWHSAEYRHNHILNVVSLAEEIAEKEGADVDVTRVAALFHDVAKLEADQELHAEAGARVAREYLESRGEYPESFVSQVTRAIENHSYQGTLSDLPLETQCLIEADLLDKIGANGTALMLLRMGYEARTHMESDEMVERVLERGRDAAARVESDTAESIAHQRLKRVVWFSEWLEDEIAGMGD, from the coding sequence GTGGGCGTTGAGATAAAAGAGACTAGCGTCAGCGACGCCGAGTTCGAGACGATGAAGCGGTTCGTCTTCGAGTACCTCGCGGCCAGCGTCGAGAACGAAGACGAGGGCGGACGGATGCGGTGGTACCCGTGGCACTCCGCGGAGTATCGCCACAACCACATCCTCAACGTGGTGTCGCTGGCCGAGGAGATCGCCGAGAAGGAGGGGGCAGACGTCGACGTCACCCGCGTCGCCGCACTGTTTCACGACGTCGCCAAGCTCGAGGCCGACCAGGAGCTCCACGCCGAGGCCGGCGCTCGCGTCGCCCGCGAGTACCTCGAGTCCCGCGGGGAGTACCCCGAGTCGTTCGTCTCGCAGGTGACCCGCGCGATCGAGAACCACTCCTACCAGGGGACGCTGTCGGATCTCCCCCTCGAGACGCAGTGTCTCATCGAGGCCGACCTGCTCGACAAGATCGGCGCCAACGGCACCGCGCTGATGCTCCTGCGGATGGGCTACGAGGCCCGCACGCACATGGAGTCCGACGAGATGGTCGAGCGCGTCTTAGAGCGCGGCCGGGACGCCGCGGCGCGCGTCGAGAGCGACACCGCCGAGAGCATCGCCCACCAGCGGCTCAAGCGCGTGGTCTGGTTCAGCGAGTGGCTCGAGGACGAGATCGCCGGGATGGGCGACTAG
- a CDS encoding LysE family translocator, with amino-acid sequence MTSLLVSAVAGVVFGVALAAPPGPMNAIIAEESVLRGWHAGFWAGVGAMLADVLFFALTFAGVAALLGGNRTVQHVLFLVGGALMLFFALGAARDARAASSFTDGEVDRSATGFQKAFALSLTNPYQLAFWLTVGVGLVRPGTLSLTAHLPAGTGTLVRERVGELAVQTGSPALLVGFFGGIALWIVCYPAALVGAGRRVDALAPLVAALSAAVLCGFGLLFAWIGVTGLL; translated from the coding sequence GTGACCTCGCTTCTCGTCTCCGCGGTCGCGGGCGTCGTCTTCGGCGTCGCCCTCGCCGCGCCGCCGGGCCCGATGAACGCCATCATCGCCGAGGAGAGCGTCCTCCGGGGCTGGCACGCCGGGTTCTGGGCCGGCGTCGGCGCGATGCTCGCCGACGTGCTCTTCTTCGCGCTCACGTTCGCGGGCGTCGCCGCGCTGCTCGGCGGCAACCGGACCGTCCAGCACGTCCTGTTTCTCGTCGGCGGGGCGCTCATGCTCTTCTTCGCGCTCGGCGCCGCCCGCGACGCGCGAGCGGCGAGTTCGTTCACCGACGGCGAGGTCGACCGGAGCGCGACGGGCTTCCAGAAGGCGTTCGCCCTCTCGCTGACGAACCCCTACCAGCTCGCGTTCTGGCTCACCGTCGGCGTCGGTCTCGTCCGCCCGGGGACGCTCTCGCTGACCGCACACCTCCCCGCCGGAACCGGCACGCTGGTCCGTGAGCGGGTCGGGGAACTGGCCGTCCAGACGGGGAGCCCCGCGTTGCTCGTCGGCTTCTTCGGCGGGATCGCCCTCTGGATCGTCTGCTACCCGGCGGCGCTCGTTGGCGCCGGCCGGCGCGTCGACGCCCTCGCACCGCTGGTCGCGGCGCTCAGCGCGGCCGTCCTCTGCGGGTTCGGCCTGCTGTTCGCCTGGATCGGCGTGACGGGGCTGCTCTAG
- a CDS encoding NUDIX hydrolase — translation MSSSDSTYVPKACAYITRNGDELLVFRSPTDDRLQVPKGTVESGETPREALFREVAEESGLCSLSSVQPLARDVWFRREGRWYVRNFFHASVYEPRDSWTHVVTGAGEERGREFEYSWVDLESVPGRAFAMDLDDYVPLLESGVGRGEWAAPAEQATSD, via the coding sequence ATGTCTTCTTCAGACTCTACGTATGTTCCCAAGGCGTGTGCGTATATCACGCGCAACGGCGACGAGCTACTGGTGTTCCGGAGCCCGACGGACGACCGACTGCAGGTCCCCAAGGGGACGGTCGAATCGGGGGAGACGCCCCGCGAGGCGCTGTTCCGCGAGGTCGCCGAGGAGAGCGGGCTGTGCTCGCTCTCTTCGGTGCAGCCGCTCGCACGCGACGTCTGGTTCCGGCGGGAGGGACGCTGGTACGTCCGGAACTTCTTTCACGCGAGCGTCTACGAACCCCGCGATAGCTGGACCCACGTCGTCACCGGCGCGGGCGAGGAACGCGGCCGCGAGTTCGAGTACTCCTGGGTCGACCTCGAGTCGGTTCCCGGCCGGGCGTTCGCGATGGATCTCGACGACTACGTCCCGCTGCTCGAGTCGGGCGTCGGGCGCGGGGAGTGGGCGGCCCCGGCGGAGCAGGCGACGAGCGACTGA
- a CDS encoding aminotransferase class IV — MTERTYHVDGELVPADEATVSVDDRGFRYGDGAFETLRVYGGRVFEWDAHADRLERTCESLGLTHGLSRSNLRGRIDETLAANDLADAYVRLSITRGVQPGKLTPRPAVDPTVVVYAKPLPRGGLEGESVWDEPATLQTVKTRRIPDEAIPAGAKTHNYLNGILARQELYDADEALLRDLEGNVAEGATSNVFFVREDGLHTPATDGSVLPGITRAVVLELAAEADMPVFEGRYDPTDVREADEAFLTNTTWELRPVATVDGLEVGGGPVTDLLAGLYDRRVERACYRE; from the coding sequence GTGACGGAGCGGACGTACCACGTCGACGGCGAGCTGGTGCCCGCCGACGAGGCGACCGTCAGCGTCGACGACCGCGGCTTTCGCTACGGCGACGGCGCCTTCGAGACGCTCCGGGTCTACGGCGGCCGCGTCTTCGAGTGGGACGCCCACGCCGACCGGCTCGAGCGCACCTGCGAGTCGCTGGGGCTCACACACGGGCTCTCCCGATCGAACCTCCGCGGGCGGATCGACGAGACGCTCGCGGCGAACGATCTCGCCGACGCCTACGTGCGCCTCTCGATCACGCGCGGAGTCCAGCCCGGCAAACTCACGCCGCGACCGGCGGTCGACCCGACCGTCGTCGTCTACGCGAAGCCGCTCCCGCGCGGCGGTCTCGAGGGCGAGTCGGTCTGGGACGAGCCGGCGACGCTCCAGACGGTGAAAACCCGGCGAATCCCCGACGAGGCGATCCCCGCGGGGGCGAAGACCCACAACTACCTCAACGGGATCCTGGCCCGTCAGGAGCTGTACGACGCCGACGAGGCGCTACTGCGCGACCTCGAGGGGAACGTCGCGGAGGGGGCGACGAGCAACGTCTTCTTCGTCCGCGAGGACGGTCTCCACACGCCCGCGACGGACGGGTCGGTGTTGCCGGGGATCACGCGCGCGGTCGTCCTCGAACTGGCCGCCGAGGCCGACATGCCGGTCTTCGAGGGTCGGTACGATCCCACTGACGTCCGCGAGGCCGACGAGGCGTTTCTGACGAACACGACGTGGGAGCTCCGGCCCGTCGCGACCGTCGACGGGCTCGAGGTCGGCGGCGGCCCCGTCACGGACCTGCTCGCAGGGTTGTACGATCGGCGGGTCGAGCGGGCCTGCTACCGCGAGTGA
- a CDS encoding anthranilate synthase component II, producing MTADTRVLVIDNYDSFVYNLVQYVGEVADEVVVRRNDAITLEEVRALEPTGIVVSPGPGTPADAGISIPLFAETEVPILGVCLGHQALCAAGGAPVGHASEVVHGKPSVVTHDGDGIFAGLPERVQVGRYHSLSVDRADLPDSLVETASTADERDVLMAVRHREKPHVGVQFHPESILTREPDSGTEESGAGERISLEVGKRMVANFCGLAADHADREGTGA from the coding sequence ATGACCGCCGACACACGCGTTCTCGTGATCGACAACTACGACTCGTTCGTCTACAACCTCGTCCAGTACGTCGGCGAGGTCGCAGACGAGGTGGTCGTCCGGCGCAACGACGCGATCACCCTCGAGGAGGTTCGCGCGCTCGAGCCGACCGGGATCGTCGTCTCGCCCGGCCCCGGAACGCCCGCCGACGCCGGAATCTCGATCCCGCTGTTCGCCGAGACCGAGGTGCCGATCCTGGGGGTCTGCCTCGGCCACCAGGCGCTGTGTGCCGCCGGCGGCGCGCCGGTCGGCCACGCCTCGGAGGTCGTCCACGGCAAGCCGTCGGTCGTCACCCACGACGGCGACGGGATCTTCGCGGGGCTGCCCGAGCGGGTCCAGGTCGGCCGCTACCATTCGCTGTCGGTCGACCGGGCGGACCTCCCCGACTCGCTCGTCGAGACTGCGAGCACGGCCGACGAGCGCGACGTGCTGATGGCGGTTCGCCACCGGGAGAAACCCCACGTCGGGGTGCAGTTCCACCCGGAGAGCATCCTCACGCGCGAGCCCGATTCGGGGACGGAAGAATCGGGAGCCGGCGAGCGCATCTCGCTCGAGGTCGGCAAGCGGATGGTCGCCAACTTCTGTGGGCTCGCGGCCGATCACGCCGACCGGGAGGGAACCGGAGCGTGA
- a CDS encoding anthranilate synthase component I family protein codes for MNEPRVVTSVDAFRRAGATAAGARVPVEVRVTVSDPFLAYRRARDGAGGVFLETTGGQSGWGYFGCEPADRLTVGPEAVRRNAESEGSPSLAALEGLLAGETLVRGDCSVPYPCGAVGWLSYDVARELEDLESPASAVDDRGLPRLEVCVYDRLAAWEATADDEVTLRITACPRLEGTDPDELTATYERARARALDLAGRALEGDPAVGEPPVSAPEATFESACGRGAFADRVRRVKEYVREGDTFQANVSQRLEAPAAVHPVAAYDALRRVNPAPYSGLLEFRSVDLVSASPELLLERGGPRPPESSSGARFERGEGLDGASGKERPVSGQRPRERDGDFVRTEPIAGTRPRGATPEEDDALEADLLGDEKERAEHAMLVDLERNDLGKVCAYGSVDVAEYRRVDRYSEVMHLVSNVTGRLRAEATLSDAVAATFPGGTITGAPKPRTMEIIDELEATRRGPYTGSMGIFGFDGRATLNIVIRTLVRHGEEYHLRVGAGIVHDSVPEREYDETLDKARALVTAIDTALGERAGMGLEADAGTDDIGSDAANGGGGR; via the coding sequence ATGAACGAGCCGCGCGTGGTGACGTCCGTCGACGCGTTTCGGCGCGCCGGAGCGACCGCCGCCGGCGCTCGTGTCCCCGTCGAGGTCCGCGTCACCGTCTCCGATCCGTTTCTCGCCTACCGCCGCGCCCGCGACGGAGCCGGCGGCGTCTTCCTCGAGACGACCGGCGGCCAGTCCGGCTGGGGCTACTTCGGCTGCGAGCCGGCCGACCGGCTCACGGTCGGCCCCGAGGCGGTCCGTCGGAACGCGGAGAGCGAGGGATCGCCGTCGCTCGCCGCGCTGGAGGGGCTGCTCGCGGGCGAGACGCTCGTCCGCGGCGACTGCTCCGTGCCGTACCCGTGCGGCGCCGTCGGCTGGCTCTCCTACGACGTCGCCCGGGAACTCGAGGACCTCGAGTCGCCCGCGTCGGCCGTCGACGACCGCGGGCTGCCCAGACTCGAGGTCTGCGTCTACGACCGCCTCGCGGCCTGGGAGGCGACGGCGGACGACGAGGTGACGCTGCGGATCACCGCCTGCCCCCGCCTCGAGGGCACCGATCCCGACGAGCTGACCGCCACCTACGAGCGCGCCAGAGCGCGCGCACTCGACCTGGCCGGGCGCGCCCTCGAGGGCGACCCCGCCGTCGGCGAGCCGCCGGTTTCGGCCCCCGAGGCGACGTTCGAGAGCGCCTGCGGTCGCGGGGCGTTCGCCGACCGCGTTCGGCGGGTCAAGGAGTACGTCCGCGAGGGCGACACGTTCCAGGCGAACGTCTCACAGCGCCTCGAGGCGCCGGCGGCGGTCCACCCCGTCGCCGCCTACGACGCCCTGCGGCGGGTGAACCCGGCGCCGTACTCCGGGCTCCTCGAGTTCCGGTCCGTGGACCTCGTGAGCGCGAGCCCCGAACTCCTGTTAGAGCGCGGGGGGCCACGCCCCCCGGAATCGTCGAGCGGTGCGAGGTTCGAACGAGGTGAGGGCCTCGATGGCGCAAGCGGGAAGGAACGGCCCGTGAGCGGGCAGCGCCCGCGAGAGCGCGACGGCGACTTCGTCCGCACCGAACCCATCGCCGGTACCCGCCCCCGCGGGGCGACCCCCGAGGAGGACGACGCGCTCGAGGCGGACCTCCTGGGCGACGAGAAGGAGCGCGCAGAGCACGCGATGTTAGTCGACCTCGAGCGAAACGACCTCGGAAAGGTCTGTGCGTACGGAAGCGTCGACGTCGCGGAGTACCGCCGGGTGGACCGCTACTCGGAGGTGATGCACCTCGTCTCGAACGTGACCGGCAGGCTCCGGGCCGAGGCGACGCTCTCGGACGCGGTCGCGGCCACCTTCCCCGGCGGGACGATCACGGGAGCGCCCAAACCCCGCACTATGGAGATCATCGACGAACTCGAGGCGACCAGGCGGGGGCCGTACACCGGAAGCATGGGGATATTCGGCTTCGACGGCCGGGCCACGCTCAACATCGTTATTCGCACCCTCGTCCGCCACGGCGAGGAGTACCACCTCCGGGTCGGCGCGGGGATCGTTCACGACTCGGTGCCGGAGCGGGAGTACGACGAAACCCTCGACAAGGCCCGCGCGCTCGTCACCGCGATCGACACGGCGCTTGGCGAGCGGGCGGGGATGGGACTCGAGGCCGACGCCGGGACGGACGACATCGGTTCGGACGCGGCCAACGGCGGAGGTGGGCGATGA
- a CDS encoding helix-hairpin-helix domain-containing protein, translated as MAILQKLKSLLGIDDSGSEPRESRDVGVTVERERETPDEPEPAAEDETVATDLEGDADREPDDRESADEAAAAGGSAAASTDSLTEPTGEPESAAEPAEATGPTETDATPEVEKEPTDTPSEPVNSIKGIGPAYADRLAAEGVETVSDLATADAAALAEGTDISETRIQGWIDRAKVR; from the coding sequence ATGGCAATCCTCCAAAAGCTGAAATCGTTGCTGGGGATCGACGATTCAGGGTCGGAGCCACGGGAGTCTCGAGACGTCGGCGTCACCGTTGAACGCGAGCGTGAGACGCCGGACGAGCCGGAGCCGGCGGCCGAGGACGAGACGGTCGCGACGGATCTCGAGGGCGACGCCGACCGGGAACCGGATGACCGGGAGTCAGCAGACGAGGCGGCGGCCGCGGGTGGGAGTGCGGCAGCGTCGACCGATTCGCTGACCGAGCCGACCGGGGAGCCGGAGTCGGCGGCAGAACCCGCCGAGGCGACCGGGCCCACGGAAACCGACGCGACGCCCGAAGTGGAGAAGGAGCCGACCGACACCCCGAGCGAACCGGTCAACTCAATCAAGGGGATCGGCCCCGCCTACGCCGACCGGCTGGCCGCCGAGGGCGTCGAAACCGTCAGCGACCTCGCGACCGCCGACGCGGCCGCACTCGCCGAGGGGACCGACATCTCCGAGACGCGAATCCAGGGCTGGATCGACCGCGCGAAGGTCCGGTAA
- a CDS encoding shikimate dehydrogenase has translation MDVYGLLGNPVGHSLSPPMHEAAYDALGLEARYVTFEPDPGDLERAIDGAAALGVAGLNVTIPFKRDALAHVEPDDLARRIGAVNTIDFSGGAPTGHNTDATGAIRALREHDVALEEAAAVVVGAGGAGRAIAFGLADAGAEVAVANRTTARARDLAEEVPGATGHALESVPDLLVDADLLVNATSVGMEADASPVSADALHADLAVMDAVYRPLETRLLRDAEAAGATTVDGAWMLLFQGVAALERWTGRTAPTATMNEALRSRL, from the coding sequence ATGGACGTCTACGGACTGCTCGGCAACCCCGTCGGTCACTCGCTGTCGCCGCCGATGCACGAGGCGGCGTACGACGCCCTCGGCCTCGAGGCGCGCTACGTCACCTTCGAACCCGATCCCGGCGATCTCGAGCGGGCGATCGACGGGGCGGCCGCCCTCGGGGTCGCGGGCCTGAACGTGACGATCCCGTTCAAGCGGGACGCGCTCGCACACGTCGAGCCGGACGACCTCGCCAGGCGGATCGGCGCGGTCAACACGATCGACTTCTCGGGGGGCGCACCGACCGGTCACAACACCGACGCGACGGGCGCGATTCGCGCGCTCCGGGAACACGACGTTGCACTCGAGGAGGCCGCGGCCGTCGTCGTCGGCGCCGGCGGCGCGGGTCGCGCGATCGCCTTCGGATTGGCCGACGCGGGGGCGGAAGTCGCGGTCGCAAACCGCACCACCGCCCGCGCACGCGACCTCGCCGAGGAGGTCCCCGGCGCGACGGGACACGCCCTCGAGTCGGTGCCGGACCTGCTCGTAGACGCCGACCTGCTCGTGAACGCCACGAGCGTCGGGATGGAAGCAGACGCCTCGCCGGTGTCCGCCGACGCGCTCCACGCCGACCTCGCGGTGATGGACGCGGTGTATCGCCCCCTCGAGACCCGTTTGCTCCGCGACGCGGAAGCGGCCGGCGCGACGACCGTCGACGGCGCGTGGATGCTGCTGTTTCAGGGGGTGGCGGCGCTCGAGCGGTGGACCGGACGGACGGCGCCGACCGCGACCATGAACGAGGCGCTCCGGTCGCGGCTCTGA
- a CDS encoding calcium/sodium antiporter: protein MLADVALYLLFLAAGAAALYGGAELLVAGAGRLALGLGLRAATVGVTVIALATTAPELFVATIGALDVSADIGLGAIVGSNIANIGLVLGIAALIRPLQVSPVVLRRHVPFMVLAAVLLLAFGANGRIGRLEGAVFLLVLAGFTGYLLYWVNADPAPAVDHPGAYDGVAGRDVALVLGGLLALVVGSRWLITGGVGLLSAMNVPDLVIGLTVLALGTSLPELAASVVGAIRDETAFSIGNVVGSNIYNVLAVLGVVSLVVPIQVAPSTLRFELPAMVAFTLLLVGMMARGRELGRLDGAILVCSYVAFLLLLIT, encoded by the coding sequence ATGCTCGCGGACGTCGCCCTCTACCTGTTGTTTCTCGCCGCCGGCGCGGCGGCTCTCTACGGGGGCGCGGAGCTGCTCGTCGCGGGCGCCGGCCGCCTCGCGCTCGGGCTGGGGCTGCGAGCGGCGACCGTCGGGGTAACGGTGATCGCCCTCGCGACGACCGCCCCCGAGCTGTTCGTCGCGACGATCGGCGCCCTCGACGTCTCCGCCGACATCGGTCTCGGAGCGATCGTCGGCTCGAACATCGCGAACATCGGACTCGTTCTCGGGATCGCGGCGCTGATCCGCCCGCTGCAGGTCAGCCCGGTCGTCCTCCGGCGACACGTCCCGTTCATGGTGCTGGCGGCGGTCCTGTTGCTCGCGTTCGGCGCGAACGGCCGCATCGGGCGGCTCGAGGGTGCCGTCTTCCTGCTCGTACTCGCCGGGTTCACGGGATACCTGCTGTACTGGGTCAACGCCGATCCCGCGCCCGCAGTCGACCACCCGGGCGCCTACGACGGGGTCGCGGGCCGCGACGTGGCCCTCGTGCTGGGCGGGCTCCTCGCGCTCGTCGTCGGCTCGCGCTGGCTCATCACCGGCGGCGTCGGCCTGCTGTCGGCGATGAACGTCCCCGACCTGGTCATCGGCCTCACCGTCCTCGCGCTGGGGACGTCACTGCCGGAACTCGCGGCCTCCGTCGTCGGCGCGATCCGCGACGAGACGGCGTTCTCGATCGGTAACGTCGTCGGCTCGAACATCTACAACGTCCTCGCCGTCCTCGGGGTCGTCTCGCTGGTCGTCCCGATCCAGGTCGCGCCGAGCACGCTCCGGTTCGAACTGCCCGCGATGGTCGCGTTCACCCTCCTGCTCGTCGGCATGATGGCCCGCGGGCGGGAGCTGGGACGTCTCGACGGCGCGATTCTCGTCTGTAGCTACGTCGCGTTCCTCCTCCTGCTGATAACCTGA
- a CDS encoding D-aminoacyl-tRNA deacylase, producing the protein MTERPPVAVIAIVESRADRASSHICDRLRDLAEWEELTDGSRPAADGGGAYYRTDGAELRSFDALHLELEAPVDAFDCDPAFLVFASRHSGDTGALLTGHFTGNFGPAEYGGGDGSLAEACPNALVALLEAFEGYAPDGYETGLECTHHGPTDVGCPSLFAELGSDDEQWDDPDGAEAVARAILDLRGVEAHRRRQLVGFGGSHYVPRFTRIVRETPWAVGHVGAGWALEAMGDPRDSRDVLESAFEASGADVAVIDDERPALESVLEELGYRVVSETWLREIGERPLEVVDAVEAELGSVDGGVRFGEATADEALDIVELPDELVTAAEGCDPAAVRSALEARAVAFETENGGSRVGGRAAVSSDGVRRQIVEALATVLESKYDRVTVEDDAVVAERAAFDPERARAAGVPEGPKFGALANGTAVTVDGETIEPVDVRTDRTRRFPF; encoded by the coding sequence GTGACGGAGCGTCCACCGGTAGCCGTGATCGCGATCGTCGAAAGTCGCGCCGACCGGGCCTCGAGTCACATCTGTGACCGCCTCCGCGACCTGGCGGAGTGGGAGGAGCTGACGGACGGCTCCCGGCCGGCCGCCGACGGCGGCGGCGCGTACTACCGGACCGACGGCGCGGAACTGCGCAGCTTCGACGCCCTCCACCTCGAGCTCGAGGCGCCCGTCGACGCCTTCGACTGCGACCCCGCGTTCCTGGTGTTCGCCTCGAGACACTCCGGCGACACCGGCGCGCTGCTCACGGGCCACTTCACGGGCAACTTCGGCCCCGCGGAGTACGGCGGCGGGGACGGCTCCCTCGCGGAGGCGTGTCCGAACGCGCTGGTGGCGCTGCTCGAGGCGTTCGAGGGGTACGCACCCGACGGGTACGAGACCGGCCTCGAGTGTACCCACCACGGCCCCACCGACGTCGGCTGTCCCTCCCTGTTCGCCGAACTCGGCAGCGACGACGAGCAGTGGGACGATCCGGACGGGGCAGAAGCCGTCGCCCGCGCGATCCTCGACCTTCGAGGCGTCGAAGCCCACCGGCGGCGACAGCTCGTCGGCTTCGGCGGCAGCCACTACGTCCCTCGCTTCACCCGGATCGTCCGCGAGACGCCGTGGGCCGTCGGCCACGTCGGCGCCGGCTGGGCGCTCGAGGCGATGGGCGACCCCCGCGACAGCCGCGACGTCCTCGAGTCCGCGTTCGAAGCGAGCGGTGCCGACGTCGCCGTGATCGACGACGAGCGGCCGGCTCTCGAGTCCGTCCTCGAGGAACTCGGCTACCGTGTCGTCAGCGAGACCTGGCTGCGCGAGATCGGCGAGCGCCCGCTCGAGGTGGTCGACGCCGTCGAGGCCGAACTCGGGAGCGTCGACGGCGGCGTTCGCTTCGGCGAGGCGACCGCGGACGAGGCGCTCGACATCGTCGAGTTGCCGGACGAACTCGTCACCGCCGCGGAGGGCTGTGATCCTGCGGCCGTCCGTTCGGCCCTCGAGGCCCGCGCCGTGGCGTTCGAGACGGAAAACGGCGGGAGCCGCGTCGGGGGCCGGGCGGCGGTTTCGTCAGACGGCGTTCGACGGCAGATCGTCGAGGCGCTCGCGACGGTCCTCGAGTCGAAGTACGACCGCGTGACGGTCGAGGACGACGCGGTCGTCGCCGAACGGGCGGCGTTCGACCCGGAACGCGCCCGCGCGGCCGGCGTCCCCGAGGGACCGAAGTTCGGCGCCCTCGCCAACGGAACCGCGGTCACGGTCGACGGCGAGACGATCGAACCCGTGGACGTCCGCACCGACCGCACCCGGCGATTCCCGTTCTGA